The Oryza glaberrima chromosome 5, OglaRS2, whole genome shotgun sequence DNA segment TCCAGCATTTCGTCCTAGACTCCTGGTTTTCATCAAGCATGCCAAGGAGCTCGCTAAATTCAGCTGCTGCTTCTCTAGCCtagtaagagcatctccaaccgACTCTCTATTTGACTCTCTAAGTTAAAGAAAAAACGAGCTCCAGCAAACTCTCCATCCAGATAGCCAAATTGCTCCTCCGGCTGACCAAATGTAGCCAGCCTCCTCCACTAGCCAAGGTGGGTCCTACCACCACTCCCAGTCCCATCCTTCCTCTCTTGGTGGCGATGGCGTGGCAACGGCGTTGTTGGCCGAGGGCGCAGCGATGGCGCCGATGGCCATAGACGAGCCCCCATGACCCCCTCCTTCcttgccttctcctcctcctccactgccTTCGGCCTCCCTCCCAAGCCCCAGccaccctcctccgcctctgccTCTGTGCCTACCACCGCGCGGCCGCGGAGCTTCCGTCGCTTCATGCTCACCCACGCCGCCACGGGACACGACCTGAAACCACCGCTGCTGCCCGAGGGGACCGAGAGGAGGTCGCTCGCGGTGAGGACGGGGGAGCTGTTCCTGGGGCTGGCGGTGCTGCTGATGCGCATGGGAaggggcggggcggcggtggaggcgaaggACAGGGTGGTGTGGGAGCAGCAGCCCAAGGACGTGGGGGCGGAGGTTGTATCTCTCACGATGAAATTgtggaggggatgggggagaagaggaggaaggaggtagtagaggctgacgtgtgggtcccagTGTCATAGACTCAGAATAGAGAGTATAGATGGAGATGCTGTTGGAGTAAGGAATGAGTTTAGCTTAACAAATAAATTGGAGAGCTAGCTATATTAGTGTTTGGAGAGGCTATTGAAGATACTCTAACTTCACTTCCTCAAGCTTGTCGGTAATCCACAACGGCAATGGCAGAAGCCGCTAAAGACACCATTTTCATGCACGGCACCTGCACTAATACTAACCCAACTTCTGGCTTCTAGCTCATTTTTTGCATTCTACAATTACAACTTCtcagaatttaaattaaaagCTGAACTATTTGGGGGAAGTTTCTGATTCTGCAAGAAGCTACCGCAGCTAgaaactcccccaaacagggcctaagtctGATACACCGGCTTGGCAGTTGGCACAGTGCCGTCAACTGTCATCTTGATTCTTGACAATGACGTGGAACATTGTCCAAAAGTTCCAACGTTCCAGGGAGAACATATGGTAATTCCGCAGTGAGAATTTTCATTAATTCTTTAATCAAGGACTCAAGGTGGTGCAAAGGAACTGGAATATATTCCCCACTTGCAGATAGAGCAACAGTTTACAAGCTTTCCAGAAATTATATATACTGGATTATTTGGTCCTTCATACAAAGCATCCATGGCTACTTGGCTAGCCAATGTACACATAATGTTGAGAAGAGCTCAATGGTCCACTTCCACAGAATCCCtgaaaaaggaggaggagaaaaatgaTCTTGAGTTCAGAAGCTTGAATAGTGGTTGATGCAAGAACTATAAACCGCCAGACTTGTGGGTTTATTAGGTGCTTGCTCAACATTACAACAGGACATGACACAATGTAACTTCATATGGAACAAAATGAAGCTATATATTGTTTCTAATTAGATAAACATGACCATATAGAAGTATATTAAGAAACAAATATTGGAATCACTTTTGTATCGctaaacctatatatatatatatatatatatatatatatatatatatatatatatatatatatatatatatatatatatatatatatatatatataattagcttACTTGTTAGTCTAAACTTAAAAGGTTTGAATCCTGAAATAAGTGCACCCCTTTTAAACTTTAACAGAGGGACTAGGGTAAAAGGTATATATGTGAGAAACTAACACTAAATTAACATGTTTGGAAAAGGTAACATGCTTTATAGAACAAAAGGGAACAGAGAAAATACTAGTAGTATTTAAGttcatatattttgagatacAAACAATGATCAATTCTTAATCAAATTCCCACTATAAAATACAGGAGCCTTTTCTTAAGGTCTGGCCACACAATACCGTCATATTGTACAGAGATCAGAAAAACTAAGGGGAAGAGATTTCAGATCAGGAAGTCTAAGTATAATATCCATTTTTCAATAAACCAGAGGAagttataaattataaaagttagttTACAAAGGTAGAAAGTGTATTGTCAACTCAACATGTGAAATGATGGAACAGTAAATAATCACGAATATGAAACAGACGTGCTAAATTACAAACAACTTGACAAATCTTTGTGCACTGTATTCCCATGCAAGAAATAAGTCAATAACATAAGAATATGGAATCAAATTATAATTCCAGTAGAAATAACAGTTTGGTGCGATTTCCTATGTCACAAACCACAGTACCAAATTGATACTGTGCCAATGAATTGGCTCATGAGATAGCATATATCAAAACTTCTAGACTATCTAATGGACACGCATTCTATGTACAAAGCAGTTAAAAATGAGCTTAACACCACGATAGACAGACAGGGAAGAAACAGTCAGATGCCTCCTTACTGTGATTTACCAAAAACCATTACCCAACTCAACCTAGAATGAACCTTCTAGCAGTGCCTTATTTTTACATGTTGGATCCATTTTGTGTGCATATAAATGTGCTTAAATCAAATCATATTTAATAATTGAGaaaaagttaatcttgaatgcATACCATATCTAATGAAAGTCAATATCTTAAGCATTACTACATCTAAAGCCCATAATTTCTACGTAGCGAAACCTATATATTGATGTGAATGTTTTGTACATAGCAAAACCAACAGGAATCATACTGAACCGTTTTTTCCCATCTAGTGTTGTCCATGACATTAACCCAATGATAAACAGTAATTCAGCAATCTAGTGTTATCCATGACATTAACCCAATGATAAACAGTAATTCAGCAAACAATTCAGGAATACAGCTGAATTGGGGAGTTGGGATGGAAAGTTGGAGACTCATACCTTTCACATCCTCATAGCTTAGAAGCAAAGTGATTCCTCTTCTCCTCATCGCTCTCCTCGACAATTCCGACGGACCTGCAAGCCTCAGGGAACATGGATATTCTAATGGACGAGTACACGTTCCCGTTCCACTTCCGCGCCGCCAACTGCTCGGCGAGCTTGACGGCCTCGGCCGCCGTTTCAGCGGCGGTGGGGCAAACCACGTCGACGATTCCCATCTCCTTGGCCTCCGCGGCCTTGAGCTTCCTGCCGCGGAGGGTGACGTCGCGGAGGGCGTGCGCGGCGGTGATCTTGGCGCGGAGGATGGCCACGAAGTAgggcgggagcgggaggccGATGTCGATCTCGCTCATGTAGAGCACGCCGCGGTCGGCGCGCATGAGGCGGTAGTCGTGGCAGAGCGTGAGGAGGAACCCGCCCGCGGAGGCGTGGCccgtgacggcggcgacggtgggcaTGGGGAGCGCGAGGAgatcggcggcgagggggcggagCGCCACGACGAGCTCCCCGACCCGCGAGGGGGGGAT contains these protein-coding regions:
- the LOC127775114 gene encoding enoyl-CoA delta isomerase 3-like, encoding MCTLEQRGRVFVLTLTGDGEHRLGHSLIGSIRAAVSSVAAAAAAAGPGAALVTVAEGRFFSNGLDIGPGGIPPSRVGELVVALRPLAADLLALPMPTVAAVTGHASAGGFLLTLCHDYRLMRADRGVLYMSEIDIGLPLPPYFVAILRAKITAAHALRDVTLRGRKLKAAEAKEMGIVDVVCPTAAETAAEAVKLAEQLAARKWNGNVYSSIRISMFPEACRSVGIVEESDEEKRNHFASKL